From the Helicoverpa zea isolate HzStark_Cry1AcR chromosome 26, ilHelZeax1.1, whole genome shotgun sequence genome, one window contains:
- the LOC124642932 gene encoding ALK tyrosine kinase receptor isoform X1, protein MAFGKILTVLVVVAIVLGDHEVEKENKTKKTVEAETQQKYRSANPGKERGSFHKLTSLMNRTDDRRQSRRGDKTLAVDKLLRLNQKNKYNAMLNDNEGAIAINQKTFTDNETVSLNEKMKILRPNGPMYEAVNKNPYISQATGVYCNFEKNGTENPANMCMWQWNSTVSSHGLGFKVVTAADVVSMNQTTRGMKFSGPAHDADGNVDGHFLYLAVDPTMENMVIKSPPFRGLWEFCKFEAKLHQSKMQNASIRLVSESTMSGVQWILQEVAGNNFEIWHPMRFMIGKVQQEIRIIIEITRPTYVSLSQTLPHIAIDNIRMIECVPEPPVFNGECVAGQLKCQIMNKYSCIKLQQVCDLVKDCDDGSDEVQNCDKMPFGSYCNFEQDTCGFENVPQPILRWSRHNGPTPTEKTGPNHDHTCHIGPTLPHPTMIVPLLPAHLSAQCVGYYFYVNMNVTGPNKEKADFASTAVMRTVIFNPPPKVHGNITSRYYNCCMIRFYYQQNGRNYGSLSVNLVELTNRGNITTSLWFSTKDKGEYWYRASMFLPNVTRRYFLEFKTRMGMRIYSDSAIDDFSMAPECFGLNIDPAELGDYNYYDPSFEEKTTPHPAFVDKPFYRFSTCGATGRFGPNQTMCDVAYNNTPVSVSVIQNPPYQGIQLWEVPAEGLYTLIATGASGGLGSAWAGVSHAAAVRALVELHKSERVYILIGQQGLNACKKTLSAQEGQHECSRRQANETRMEFTSKTHEVRNTNVSDGGGGGGGATYVFLLDKDGQAFPLLVAGGGGGLSVGSFRDDGSQHARPLTNATPESGYMYGQPGKTSGAGGGWLARSGPMTPGFELVRGAALHEGGAGGAACDGEAHGGFGGGGGGCLRGGGGGGWLGGNTNEGGGAHGGGGWSYIAPRAERHYSDVGVAPRTGPGELLIFPAIHDCDCDYRCVALNEYRSEVKCYCPATWTTDAHDPTKCILEDAWPRTPWVVIIVLSVAVFVCALAVLCVCLYLSFRSSDNTYQRKKEAEQQQKRLLEQDVQLQRLRSAPGGNDNLTMAFNPHYGSESILPQGIDVRGLPQVSRESLKLVKALGQGAFGEVYQGLYRHRTGDTVEMPVAVKTLPELSTGQAESDFLMEAAIMAKFSHPNIVHLIGVCFDRHPRFIVLELLAGGDLKNFLRESRPKPERASALTMKDLLLCSIDVCKGCRYLESKRFIHRDIAARNCLLTSRGPGRVVKIADFGMARDIYRSDYYKKGGKAMLPIKWMPPEAYIDGVFTIKTDVWSFGVLLWEVFSLGVMPYTGCANREVMEMVSGGGRLEKPYGCPQEIYRLMCECWNPTPGERPSFAHMYERMQRFVQDPAIVSAPLPIVRSLLPPHTEMPTNANGPQRPTACDYLVPMSPQDNPPTNTSPTEPLVPHSKSQTVAQEQPETEDSQYPPLLKASQEYGNIPMASRSGANATKRDASAISVAETRTTTKFLPSNSTDRLLSSVEGPSLDEITPEDEKPVIWETSFTEQPRIVTPRQSIDNGPAVEKLISITPTSPKPPENALTKAIEANVIDKTNHKNALMPERKTAPIASPDPPRINAWANKEPPKYIPKPKPLCLDAAQLEQNLNALKKNSGSVNLTTMNILPPYINVVTPNKLSESKTIQIDPKKAVIDDLPKEVEPKEEKGKLKQSNSAASLLNGPMTDVPYADSDNASSSSNSNPSNKFDDRNIVNKQGNGEFVGDSEISC, encoded by the exons ATGGCGTTTGGGAAGATTCTCACTGTGCTGGTCGTGGTAGCCATCGTACTTGGCGACCATGAGGTCgaaaaagagaataaaacaaagaaaaccgTGGAGGCGGAGACGCAACAGAAGTATAGGAGTGCAAATCCGGGGAAGGAGCGAGGTTCTTTCCACAAGCTCACCAGTCTCATGAACAGGACGGATGATAGACGGCAGTCGCGGAGGGGCGACAAGACGTTAGCCGTCGACAAGCTGCTGCGGCTCAACCAGAAGAACAAGTACAACGCCATGCTGAACGACAACGAAGGAGCCATCGCGATCAACCAGAAGACCTTCACGGACAACGAGACCGTCTCCCTCAACGAGAAGATGAAGATATTACGGCCAAATGGGCCAATGTACGAGGCTGTTAATAAGAACCCCTATATTTCTCAAGCTACGGGGGTTTACTGTAACTTTGAGAAGAATGGCACGGAGAATCCTGCGAATATGTGCATGTGGCAGTGGAATTCCACGGTATCCAGCCACGGGTTGGGCTTCAAGGTGGTGACGGCTGCTGATGTGGTCTCCATGAACCAGACTACTAGAGGCATGAAGTTCTCAGGACCTGCGCATGATGCTGACGGCAATGTGGACG GTCATTTCCTGTACCTGGCCGTGGATCCTACGATGGAGAACATGGTGATAAAGTCACCGCCATTCAGAGGACTGTGGGAGTTCTGTAAG TTCGAAGCGAAACTCCACCAGAGTAAGATGCAGAACGCGAGCATCCGCCTCGTGTCCGAGTCTACCATGTCCGGAGTGCAGTGGATACTGCAGGAGGTAGCTGGGAATAACTTCGAAAT TTGGCATCCAATGCGCTTCATGATAGGCAAGGTGCAGCAGGAAATCCGGATTATCATAGAGATCACACGTCCGACCTACGTGAGCCTCTCGCAGACACTGCCGCACATTGCCATAGACAATATACGCATGATAGAGTGCGTGCCGGAACCGCCCGTGTTCAATGGCGAGTGTGTGGCGGGACAGCTGAAGTGTCAGATTATGAAT AAATATTCGTGCATCAAGCTGCAGCAAGTTTGCGATCTAGTCAAGGATTGTGATGACGGAAGCGATGAAGTGCAGAATTGTG ACAAAATGCCATTCGGATCGTACTGCAACTTCGAGCAAGATACCTGCGGGTTTGAGAATGTACCTCA GCCAATCCTCAGATGGTCCCGCCACAACGGGCCAACCCCCACTGAGAAGACGGGCCCCAACCACGATCACACATGCCACATcgggcccactctcccccatccCACCATGATAGTCCCACTCCTCCCCGCCCACCTCAGCGCCCAATGCGTCGGCTACTACTTCTACGTCAACATGAACGTAACTGGTCCCAATAAGGAGAAAGCTGACTTCGCGTCCACGGCTGTCATGAGAACAGTCATTTTTAATCCTCCCCCGAAAGTCCACGGGAATATTACGTCGAGATATTATAATTGTTGTATG ATAAGATTCTACTACCAACAAAACGGTCGCAACTACGGCTCGTTAAGCGTTAACCTGGTGGAACTTACCAACCGCGGCAACATCACCACTTCTCTCTGGTTCAGTACCAAGGACAAGGGAGAGTACTGGTACAGGGCGTCTATGTTCCTGCCTAATGTTACTAGAAG ATACTTCCTAGAATTCAAAACCCGCATGGGCATGCGGATATACTCAGACTCGGCTATAGACGACTTTTCTATGGCGCCGGAGTGTTTCGGGCTGAACATAGACCCCGCGGAGCTAGGGGACTACAATTATTATGACCCCTCGTTTGAGGAGAAGACGACTCCACATCCGGCGTTCGTTGATAAGCCAT TCTATCGCTTCTCAACATGCGGAGCTACCGGTCGCTTCGGTCCGAACCAGACGATGTGTGACGTCGCGTACAACAACACACCAGTGTCTGTGAGCGTTATACAGAACCCGCCTTATCAGGGCATACAGCTGTGGGAGGTGCCTGCTGAGGGATTGTATAC GTTAATAGCGACAGGAGCTAGCGGAGGCCTGGGGTCAGCTTGGGCTGGAGTATCGCACGCAGCCGCGGTGCGAGCGCTGGTCGAACTGCACAAGAGCGAGAGAGTCTACATACTGATTGGACAGCAAGGACTCAATGCTTGTAAGAAG ACCCTCTCAGCCCAAGAAGGTCAGCACGAATGCTCCCGTCGCCAAGCCAACGAGACCCGCATGGAGTTCACCAGCAAGACGCATGAAGTCAGGAACACTAATGTCAGTGACGGAGGAGGAGGGGGCGGTGGTGCAACTTATGTATTCTTG TTGGACAAAGACGGCCAAGCGTTCCCTCTGCTAGTAGCGGGAGGAGGGGGAGGGTTGTCCGTCGGCAGTTTCCGAGATGATGGATCCCAGCATGCCAGACCCCTGACTAACGCGACCCCGGAGTCTGGGTATATGTATGGACAGCCTGGAAAGACTTCAG GTGCTGGCGGAGGCTGGCTAGCGCGTTCAGGTCCCATGACTCCTGGCTTCGAGCTGGTCCGAGGGGCAGCCTTACATGAAGGTGGGGCGGGAGGAGCCGCGTGTGATGGTGAAGCGCACGGAGGGTTCGGCGGTGGAGGAGGTGGATGTTTGAGGGGCGGCGGGGGAGGAGGTTGGCTTG GCGGCAACACGAACGAAGGCGGCGGTGCtcacggcggcggcggctggtCGTacatcgcgccgcgcgccgagCGCCACTACAGCGACGTGGGCGTCGCGCCCCGCACCGGCCCCGGGGAGCTGCTCATATTCCCTGCTATACAC GATTGTGACTGCGACTACCGTTGCGTGGCTCTGAACGAGTACCGCAGCGAGGTGAAGTGCTACTGTCCCGCCACGTGGACTACTGATGCTCATGATCCTACCAAGTGTATAT TGGAGGACGCGTGGCCACGTACTCCATGGGTGGTCATCATCGTGCTGTCGGTGGCTGTGTTCGTGTGTGCTCTGGCAGTCCTGTGCGTCTGTCTGTATCTAT CATTCCGATCTTCAGACAACACATACCAACGGAAGAAGGAAGCTGAACAGCAACAGAAGCGGCTCCTCGAACAGGATGTCCAGCTCCAACGACTGAGGAGTGCTCCGGGAGGGAATGATAACCTCACCATGGCTTTCAACCCTCATTATGGAAGTGAGAGCATATTGCCGCAAGGCATCGATGTTAGGGGACTGCCGCAGGTGTCTAGAGAGAGTTTGAAGCTCGTCAA GGCTCTAGGCCAGGGTGCGTTCGGAGAAGTCTACCAAGGTCTGTACCGTCACCGCACAGGAGACACGGTGGAAATGCCAGTAGCTGTCAAGACGTTACCAGAACTGTCCACAGGACAAGCGGAGTCTGACTTCCTTATGGAGGCAGCCATCATGGCCAAGTTTAGCCATCCGAACATTGTGCACCTCATTGGCGTGTGCTTTGATAGGCATCCCAG GTTCATAGTCCTGGAGCTGTTAGCTGGTGGGGACTTGAAGAACTTCCTCCGCGAGAGTAGACCGAAGCCCGAGCGGGCCAGCGCCCTCACTATGAAGGACTTGCTGCTTTGCTCCATCGATGTCTGCAAGGGTTGCCGGTATCTGGAGAGCAAGAGGTTTATACACAG GGACATAGCAGCACGGAATTGCCTGCTAACATCCCGGGGCCCGGGACGCGTGGTGAAGATCGCGGACTTCGGGATGGCCCGGGACATCTACCGGTCTGACTACTACAAGAAGGGCGGGAAGGCCATGCTGCCTATCAAGTGGATGCCACCAGAAGCTTATATTGATGGCGTCTTTACTATCAAAACTGATGTTTG GTCATTCGGTGTGCTGCTTTGGGAGGTATTCTCTTTAGGCGTGATGCCGTACACCGGCTGCGCCAACAGGGAGGTCATGGAGATGGTCTCCGGAGGAGGGAGGTTAGAGAAACCTTATG GGTGTCCACAAGAGATCTACAGGCTGATGTGCGAGTGCTGGAACCCGACGCCCGGCGAGAGACCCTCCTTCGCGCACATGTACGAGAGGATGCAGCGGTTTGTGCAG GACCCAGCGATAGTAAGCGCTCCGCTGCCAATAGTGCGGTCTCTATTACCGCCGCACACAGAGATGCCAACCAACGCCAATGGGCCGCAG CGACCAACGGCGTGCGACTACCTCGTGCCGATGTCGCCGCAGGACAACCCGCCGACCAACACTAG CCCAACGGAACCGCTGGTCCCTCATAGCAAATCGCAAACGGTGGCGCAGGAACAACCAGAAACGGAGGATTCACAATATCCACCTCTTCTGAAAG CATCACAAGAATATGGCAACATTCCAATGGCGTCCCGGAGCGGCGCAAACGCAACAAAACGAGATGCCTCCGCTATCTCCGTCGCCGAGACAAGGACCACAACAAAGTTTCTGCCGTCTAACTCTACAGATAG ACTGCTAAGTTCAGTAGAAGGTCCGTCACTGGACGAGATAACACCGGAGGACGAGAAGCCGGTCATCTGGGAGACTTCCTTCACGGAGCAGCCTCGCATCGTCACGCCGCGCCAGAGCATCGATAATGGACCTGCC GTCGAAAAATTAATAAGCATAACCCCAACCTCACCCAAACCACCAGAAAACGCTCTAACGAAAGCCATAGAAGCAAATGTGATAGACAAAACTAATCACAAGAACGCGTTGATGCCCGAACGAAAAACTGCACCCATTGCGTCACCCGACCCTCCCCGCATCAACGCTTGGGCTAACAAAGAACCGCCGAAATACATTCCCAAACCAAAACCTCTATGCTTAGACGCAGCCCAACTAGAGCAAAACCTGAACGCGTTGAAAAAAAATAGCGGATCCGTTAACTTGACAACAATGAACATTTTGCCGCCATATATTAACGTTGTCACTCCGAACAAACTGTCGGAATCAAAGACTATACAAATAGACCCTAAGAAGGCGGTGATCGACGATTTGCCTAAAGAGGTTGAGCCGAAAGAGGAAAAAGGGAAGTTGAAGCAGTCAAACTCAGCGGCGAGCCTGCTCAACGGGCCGATGACGGACGTGCCGTACGCCGACAGCGACAACGCGTCATCCTCGTCCAACAGTAACCCCAGCAACAAGTTCGACGACAGGAACATCGTCAACAAACAGGGTAACGGCGAATTTGTCGGCGACTCCGAAATTAGTTGCTAG
- the LOC124642932 gene encoding ALK tyrosine kinase receptor isoform X2: MAFGKILTVLVVVAIVLGDHEVEKENKTKKTVEAETQQKYRSANPGKERGSFHKLTSLMNRTDDRRQSRRGDKTLAVDKLLRLNQKNKYNAMLNDNEGAIAINQKTFTDNETVSLNEKMKILRPNGPMYEAVNKNPYISQATGVYCNFEKNGTENPANMCMWQWNSTVSSHGLGFKVVTAADVVSMNQTTRGMKFSGPAHDADGNVDGHFLYLAVDPTMENMVIKSPPFRGLWEFCKFEAKLHQSKMQNASIRLVSESTMSGVQWILQEVAGNNFEIWHPMRFMIGKVQQEIRIIIEITRPTYVSLSQTLPHIAIDNIRMIECVPEPPVFNGECVAGQLKCQIMNKYSCIKLQQVCDLVKDCDDGSDEVQNCDKMPFGSYCNFEQDTCGFENVPQPILRWSRHNGPTPTEKTGPNHDHTCHIGPTLPHPTMIVPLLPAHLSAQCVGYYFYVNMNVTGPNKEKADFASTAVMRTVIFNPPPKVHGNITSRYYNCCMIRFYYQQNGRNYGSLSVNLVELTNRGNITTSLWFSTKDKGEYWYRASMFLPNVTRRYFLEFKTRMGMRIYSDSAIDDFSMAPECFGLNIDPAELGDYNYYDPSFEEKTTPHPAFVDKPFYRFSTCGATGRFGPNQTMCDVAYNNTPVSVSVIQNPPYQGIQLWEVPAEGLYTLIATGASGGLGSAWAGVSHAAAVRALVELHKSERVYILIGQQGLNACKKTLSAQEGQHECSRRQANETRMEFTSKTHEVRNTNVSDGGGGGGGATYVFLLDKDGQAFPLLVAGGGGGLSVGSFRDDGSQHARPLTNATPESGYMYGQPGKTSGAGGGWLARSGPMTPGFELVRGAALHEGGAGGAACDGEAHGGFGGGGGGCLRGGGGGGWLGGNTNEGGGAHGGGGWSYIAPRAERHYSDVGVAPRTGPGELLIFPAIHDCDCDYRCVALNEYRSEVKCYCPATWTTDAHDPTKCILEDAWPRTPWVVIIVLSVAVFVCALAVLCVCLYLYNTYQRKKEAEQQQKRLLEQDVQLQRLRSAPGGNDNLTMAFNPHYGSESILPQGIDVRGLPQVSRESLKLVKALGQGAFGEVYQGLYRHRTGDTVEMPVAVKTLPELSTGQAESDFLMEAAIMAKFSHPNIVHLIGVCFDRHPRFIVLELLAGGDLKNFLRESRPKPERASALTMKDLLLCSIDVCKGCRYLESKRFIHRDIAARNCLLTSRGPGRVVKIADFGMARDIYRSDYYKKGGKAMLPIKWMPPEAYIDGVFTIKTDVWSFGVLLWEVFSLGVMPYTGCANREVMEMVSGGGRLEKPYGCPQEIYRLMCECWNPTPGERPSFAHMYERMQRFVQDPAIVSAPLPIVRSLLPPHTEMPTNANGPQRPTACDYLVPMSPQDNPPTNTSPTEPLVPHSKSQTVAQEQPETEDSQYPPLLKASQEYGNIPMASRSGANATKRDASAISVAETRTTTKFLPSNSTDRLLSSVEGPSLDEITPEDEKPVIWETSFTEQPRIVTPRQSIDNGPAVEKLISITPTSPKPPENALTKAIEANVIDKTNHKNALMPERKTAPIASPDPPRINAWANKEPPKYIPKPKPLCLDAAQLEQNLNALKKNSGSVNLTTMNILPPYINVVTPNKLSESKTIQIDPKKAVIDDLPKEVEPKEEKGKLKQSNSAASLLNGPMTDVPYADSDNASSSSNSNPSNKFDDRNIVNKQGNGEFVGDSEISC; encoded by the exons ATGGCGTTTGGGAAGATTCTCACTGTGCTGGTCGTGGTAGCCATCGTACTTGGCGACCATGAGGTCgaaaaagagaataaaacaaagaaaaccgTGGAGGCGGAGACGCAACAGAAGTATAGGAGTGCAAATCCGGGGAAGGAGCGAGGTTCTTTCCACAAGCTCACCAGTCTCATGAACAGGACGGATGATAGACGGCAGTCGCGGAGGGGCGACAAGACGTTAGCCGTCGACAAGCTGCTGCGGCTCAACCAGAAGAACAAGTACAACGCCATGCTGAACGACAACGAAGGAGCCATCGCGATCAACCAGAAGACCTTCACGGACAACGAGACCGTCTCCCTCAACGAGAAGATGAAGATATTACGGCCAAATGGGCCAATGTACGAGGCTGTTAATAAGAACCCCTATATTTCTCAAGCTACGGGGGTTTACTGTAACTTTGAGAAGAATGGCACGGAGAATCCTGCGAATATGTGCATGTGGCAGTGGAATTCCACGGTATCCAGCCACGGGTTGGGCTTCAAGGTGGTGACGGCTGCTGATGTGGTCTCCATGAACCAGACTACTAGAGGCATGAAGTTCTCAGGACCTGCGCATGATGCTGACGGCAATGTGGACG GTCATTTCCTGTACCTGGCCGTGGATCCTACGATGGAGAACATGGTGATAAAGTCACCGCCATTCAGAGGACTGTGGGAGTTCTGTAAG TTCGAAGCGAAACTCCACCAGAGTAAGATGCAGAACGCGAGCATCCGCCTCGTGTCCGAGTCTACCATGTCCGGAGTGCAGTGGATACTGCAGGAGGTAGCTGGGAATAACTTCGAAAT TTGGCATCCAATGCGCTTCATGATAGGCAAGGTGCAGCAGGAAATCCGGATTATCATAGAGATCACACGTCCGACCTACGTGAGCCTCTCGCAGACACTGCCGCACATTGCCATAGACAATATACGCATGATAGAGTGCGTGCCGGAACCGCCCGTGTTCAATGGCGAGTGTGTGGCGGGACAGCTGAAGTGTCAGATTATGAAT AAATATTCGTGCATCAAGCTGCAGCAAGTTTGCGATCTAGTCAAGGATTGTGATGACGGAAGCGATGAAGTGCAGAATTGTG ACAAAATGCCATTCGGATCGTACTGCAACTTCGAGCAAGATACCTGCGGGTTTGAGAATGTACCTCA GCCAATCCTCAGATGGTCCCGCCACAACGGGCCAACCCCCACTGAGAAGACGGGCCCCAACCACGATCACACATGCCACATcgggcccactctcccccatccCACCATGATAGTCCCACTCCTCCCCGCCCACCTCAGCGCCCAATGCGTCGGCTACTACTTCTACGTCAACATGAACGTAACTGGTCCCAATAAGGAGAAAGCTGACTTCGCGTCCACGGCTGTCATGAGAACAGTCATTTTTAATCCTCCCCCGAAAGTCCACGGGAATATTACGTCGAGATATTATAATTGTTGTATG ATAAGATTCTACTACCAACAAAACGGTCGCAACTACGGCTCGTTAAGCGTTAACCTGGTGGAACTTACCAACCGCGGCAACATCACCACTTCTCTCTGGTTCAGTACCAAGGACAAGGGAGAGTACTGGTACAGGGCGTCTATGTTCCTGCCTAATGTTACTAGAAG ATACTTCCTAGAATTCAAAACCCGCATGGGCATGCGGATATACTCAGACTCGGCTATAGACGACTTTTCTATGGCGCCGGAGTGTTTCGGGCTGAACATAGACCCCGCGGAGCTAGGGGACTACAATTATTATGACCCCTCGTTTGAGGAGAAGACGACTCCACATCCGGCGTTCGTTGATAAGCCAT TCTATCGCTTCTCAACATGCGGAGCTACCGGTCGCTTCGGTCCGAACCAGACGATGTGTGACGTCGCGTACAACAACACACCAGTGTCTGTGAGCGTTATACAGAACCCGCCTTATCAGGGCATACAGCTGTGGGAGGTGCCTGCTGAGGGATTGTATAC GTTAATAGCGACAGGAGCTAGCGGAGGCCTGGGGTCAGCTTGGGCTGGAGTATCGCACGCAGCCGCGGTGCGAGCGCTGGTCGAACTGCACAAGAGCGAGAGAGTCTACATACTGATTGGACAGCAAGGACTCAATGCTTGTAAGAAG ACCCTCTCAGCCCAAGAAGGTCAGCACGAATGCTCCCGTCGCCAAGCCAACGAGACCCGCATGGAGTTCACCAGCAAGACGCATGAAGTCAGGAACACTAATGTCAGTGACGGAGGAGGAGGGGGCGGTGGTGCAACTTATGTATTCTTG TTGGACAAAGACGGCCAAGCGTTCCCTCTGCTAGTAGCGGGAGGAGGGGGAGGGTTGTCCGTCGGCAGTTTCCGAGATGATGGATCCCAGCATGCCAGACCCCTGACTAACGCGACCCCGGAGTCTGGGTATATGTATGGACAGCCTGGAAAGACTTCAG GTGCTGGCGGAGGCTGGCTAGCGCGTTCAGGTCCCATGACTCCTGGCTTCGAGCTGGTCCGAGGGGCAGCCTTACATGAAGGTGGGGCGGGAGGAGCCGCGTGTGATGGTGAAGCGCACGGAGGGTTCGGCGGTGGAGGAGGTGGATGTTTGAGGGGCGGCGGGGGAGGAGGTTGGCTTG GCGGCAACACGAACGAAGGCGGCGGTGCtcacggcggcggcggctggtCGTacatcgcgccgcgcgccgagCGCCACTACAGCGACGTGGGCGTCGCGCCCCGCACCGGCCCCGGGGAGCTGCTCATATTCCCTGCTATACAC GATTGTGACTGCGACTACCGTTGCGTGGCTCTGAACGAGTACCGCAGCGAGGTGAAGTGCTACTGTCCCGCCACGTGGACTACTGATGCTCATGATCCTACCAAGTGTATAT TGGAGGACGCGTGGCCACGTACTCCATGGGTGGTCATCATCGTGCTGTCGGTGGCTGTGTTCGTGTGTGCTCTGGCAGTCCTGTGCGTCTGTCTGTATCTAT ACAACACATACCAACGGAAGAAGGAAGCTGAACAGCAACAGAAGCGGCTCCTCGAACAGGATGTCCAGCTCCAACGACTGAGGAGTGCTCCGGGAGGGAATGATAACCTCACCATGGCTTTCAACCCTCATTATGGAAGTGAGAGCATATTGCCGCAAGGCATCGATGTTAGGGGACTGCCGCAGGTGTCTAGAGAGAGTTTGAAGCTCGTCAA GGCTCTAGGCCAGGGTGCGTTCGGAGAAGTCTACCAAGGTCTGTACCGTCACCGCACAGGAGACACGGTGGAAATGCCAGTAGCTGTCAAGACGTTACCAGAACTGTCCACAGGACAAGCGGAGTCTGACTTCCTTATGGAGGCAGCCATCATGGCCAAGTTTAGCCATCCGAACATTGTGCACCTCATTGGCGTGTGCTTTGATAGGCATCCCAG GTTCATAGTCCTGGAGCTGTTAGCTGGTGGGGACTTGAAGAACTTCCTCCGCGAGAGTAGACCGAAGCCCGAGCGGGCCAGCGCCCTCACTATGAAGGACTTGCTGCTTTGCTCCATCGATGTCTGCAAGGGTTGCCGGTATCTGGAGAGCAAGAGGTTTATACACAG GGACATAGCAGCACGGAATTGCCTGCTAACATCCCGGGGCCCGGGACGCGTGGTGAAGATCGCGGACTTCGGGATGGCCCGGGACATCTACCGGTCTGACTACTACAAGAAGGGCGGGAAGGCCATGCTGCCTATCAAGTGGATGCCACCAGAAGCTTATATTGATGGCGTCTTTACTATCAAAACTGATGTTTG GTCATTCGGTGTGCTGCTTTGGGAGGTATTCTCTTTAGGCGTGATGCCGTACACCGGCTGCGCCAACAGGGAGGTCATGGAGATGGTCTCCGGAGGAGGGAGGTTAGAGAAACCTTATG GGTGTCCACAAGAGATCTACAGGCTGATGTGCGAGTGCTGGAACCCGACGCCCGGCGAGAGACCCTCCTTCGCGCACATGTACGAGAGGATGCAGCGGTTTGTGCAG GACCCAGCGATAGTAAGCGCTCCGCTGCCAATAGTGCGGTCTCTATTACCGCCGCACACAGAGATGCCAACCAACGCCAATGGGCCGCAG CGACCAACGGCGTGCGACTACCTCGTGCCGATGTCGCCGCAGGACAACCCGCCGACCAACACTAG CCCAACGGAACCGCTGGTCCCTCATAGCAAATCGCAAACGGTGGCGCAGGAACAACCAGAAACGGAGGATTCACAATATCCACCTCTTCTGAAAG CATCACAAGAATATGGCAACATTCCAATGGCGTCCCGGAGCGGCGCAAACGCAACAAAACGAGATGCCTCCGCTATCTCCGTCGCCGAGACAAGGACCACAACAAAGTTTCTGCCGTCTAACTCTACAGATAG ACTGCTAAGTTCAGTAGAAGGTCCGTCACTGGACGAGATAACACCGGAGGACGAGAAGCCGGTCATCTGGGAGACTTCCTTCACGGAGCAGCCTCGCATCGTCACGCCGCGCCAGAGCATCGATAATGGACCTGCC GTCGAAAAATTAATAAGCATAACCCCAACCTCACCCAAACCACCAGAAAACGCTCTAACGAAAGCCATAGAAGCAAATGTGATAGACAAAACTAATCACAAGAACGCGTTGATGCCCGAACGAAAAACTGCACCCATTGCGTCACCCGACCCTCCCCGCATCAACGCTTGGGCTAACAAAGAACCGCCGAAATACATTCCCAAACCAAAACCTCTATGCTTAGACGCAGCCCAACTAGAGCAAAACCTGAACGCGTTGAAAAAAAATAGCGGATCCGTTAACTTGACAACAATGAACATTTTGCCGCCATATATTAACGTTGTCACTCCGAACAAACTGTCGGAATCAAAGACTATACAAATAGACCCTAAGAAGGCGGTGATCGACGATTTGCCTAAAGAGGTTGAGCCGAAAGAGGAAAAAGGGAAGTTGAAGCAGTCAAACTCAGCGGCGAGCCTGCTCAACGGGCCGATGACGGACGTGCCGTACGCCGACAGCGACAACGCGTCATCCTCGTCCAACAGTAACCCCAGCAACAAGTTCGACGACAGGAACATCGTCAACAAACAGGGTAACGGCGAATTTGTCGGCGACTCCGAAATTAGTTGCTAG